The following are encoded together in the Microbacterium hatanonis genome:
- a CDS encoding glycoside hydrolase family 130 protein yields the protein MPTDTPTTQRLEVPYRLTRAGVVMTPAPGDPLEAEGVLNPASGRGPDGELYLLPRLVAEGNVSRVGIARVVIEDGVPVGVEREGIVLEPDRGWERGVGNAGTEDPRTTWIEVLGVHVMTYVAYGPLGPRTAVAVSSDLRTWRRLGPALFRYQEDLDMDLNLFHNKDTVFFPEPVTAPDGTESIAVLHRPMWDLGETKPGQGVRLPAGVDDPRQSIWISYVPLAAVREDLGNLTLWEQHRFVAGPEFAFEELKIGGGPPPLRIPEGWLVIHHGVTGVLAGAFAQQQKVNYAAGALILDADDPSRVIARTSEPLLAPETDDERSGIVPNVVFPTAIEQIDGRHFVFYGMADSKIGVALLERTD from the coding sequence ATGCCCACGGATACCCCCACCACCCAGCGCCTCGAGGTGCCCTACCGGTTGACGAGGGCGGGCGTCGTGATGACGCCCGCGCCGGGCGACCCGCTCGAGGCCGAGGGGGTGCTCAATCCCGCATCCGGCCGTGGTCCCGACGGCGAGCTCTACCTGCTGCCGAGGCTCGTCGCGGAGGGCAACGTCTCGCGGGTCGGCATCGCCCGCGTCGTGATCGAGGACGGCGTGCCCGTCGGCGTCGAGCGCGAGGGGATCGTGCTCGAGCCCGACCGCGGCTGGGAGCGCGGGGTCGGCAACGCCGGCACCGAAGACCCTCGCACGACCTGGATCGAGGTGCTCGGCGTGCACGTCATGACGTACGTCGCCTACGGCCCGCTCGGTCCCCGGACGGCCGTCGCCGTCTCGAGCGACCTGCGCACCTGGCGGCGGCTCGGACCCGCGCTCTTCCGGTACCAGGAAGACCTCGACATGGACCTGAACCTCTTCCACAACAAGGACACGGTGTTCTTCCCCGAACCCGTCACGGCGCCCGACGGCACCGAGTCGATCGCGGTGCTGCACCGCCCCATGTGGGATCTGGGGGAGACCAAGCCGGGGCAGGGCGTGCGGCTCCCCGCGGGGGTCGACGATCCGCGACAGTCGATCTGGATCAGCTACGTGCCGCTCGCGGCCGTGCGGGAAGACCTGGGCAACCTCACCCTGTGGGAGCAGCATCGCTTCGTCGCGGGCCCGGAGTTCGCGTTCGAGGAGCTCAAGATCGGCGGCGGTCCGCCGCCGCTGCGCATCCCCGAGGGCTGGCTCGTCATCCACCACGGCGTCACCGGAGTGCTGGCCGGCGCCTTCGCCCAGCAGCAGAAGGTGAACTACGCGGCCGGCGCGCTGATCCTCGACGCGGACGACCCGAGCCGGGTCATCGCCCGCACGTCCGAGCCCCTCCTCGCGCCCGAGACCGACGACGAGCGCAGCGGCATCGTGCCCAACGTCGTGTTCCCCACCGCGATCGAGCAGATCGACGGCCGCCACTTCGTCTTCTACGGCATGGCCGACTCGAAGATCGGGGTGGCCCTCCTGGAGCGCACCGACTGA
- a CDS encoding carbohydrate ABC transporter permease, whose product MKRALGSKVALYLVLSIGALAFLFPFYYMIVASLQADSDPSLAGAFPNPANLTGENYVAINDRINLGVGLINSGIFTGGVILGTLVFGVLAGYALAVLRWRGRGFTFALALLVQVVPFQLLMIPLYVLIARDYGLADTHLGMILPFFINSAAVIIFRQYFLQVPKEMFDAARIDGAGEFRVLWSVALPLVRPALLTAALLTFIGPWNEFLWPFLITKDAALQPLAVSLANFISNVAASTSNPFGAMTAGAVVLAVPAVTLFIVFQRYFTSNDIGSGVKG is encoded by the coding sequence ATGAAACGCGCACTGGGCAGCAAAGTCGCCCTGTACCTCGTCCTGTCGATCGGGGCGCTGGCGTTCCTCTTCCCGTTCTATTACATGATCGTCGCGTCGCTGCAGGCCGACTCCGACCCCTCGCTCGCGGGAGCCTTCCCCAACCCGGCGAACCTCACCGGCGAGAACTACGTGGCGATCAACGACCGGATCAACCTCGGCGTCGGCCTGATCAACTCGGGCATCTTCACCGGCGGTGTCATCCTCGGCACGCTCGTGTTCGGCGTGCTCGCCGGCTACGCGCTCGCCGTCCTGCGCTGGCGCGGGAGGGGGTTCACCTTCGCCCTCGCGCTCCTCGTGCAGGTCGTGCCGTTCCAGCTGCTGATGATCCCGCTCTACGTGCTGATCGCGCGCGACTACGGTCTCGCCGACACGCACCTGGGCATGATCCTGCCGTTCTTCATCAACTCGGCCGCCGTCATCATCTTCCGCCAGTACTTCCTGCAGGTGCCCAAGGAGATGTTCGACGCGGCACGCATCGACGGCGCGGGGGAGTTCCGCGTGCTGTGGAGCGTCGCCCTCCCGCTGGTGCGGCCCGCGCTCCTGACGGCGGCGCTGCTCACCTTCATCGGACCGTGGAACGAGTTCCTGTGGCCCTTCCTCATCACGAAGGATGCGGCGCTCCAGCCTCTCGCGGTGTCGTTGGCGAACTTCATCTCCAACGTCGCAGCATCCACCAGCAACCCCTTCGGTGCGATGACGGCCGGCGCCGTCGTGCTCGCCGTCCCCGCGGTGACCCTGTTCATCGTGTTCCAGCGCTACTTCACATCGAACGACATCGGATCCGGAGTGAAAGGATGA
- a CDS encoding carbohydrate ABC transporter permease, whose protein sequence is MTAIVPGRAGRPEPDPSTGSGTGSGRRGRAGAPGAVDAESPARRKRGRLLGKQPLGILFSAPYIIFIAVVFAYPVIFAIWMSFQDYFFAAPGAQVDRPFVGFANYVTALSDPAVWQSFGNVGIFLLINVPLTLVLSLLLATALDRVVHARTFFRVAFYVPYVSASVAVVAVWLFLFSNQGLVNAVLGPLAPSPSWLVNSALAMPTIAIFVTWKGLGFYILLFLAALQNVPKELYESVSVDGGGRLRQFFTVTVPGVRPATVLVLLLATITGANLFTEPYLLTGGGGPNGASASPVLLMYQKGIEQQNPDVAAAIGVILIIFVLIIAALQRRFVGREES, encoded by the coding sequence ATGACCGCCATCGTTCCCGGCCGGGCCGGCCGCCCGGAACCGGACCCCTCGACAGGCTCGGGGACCGGTTCCGGGCGGCGCGGCCGGGCCGGCGCGCCCGGCGCCGTCGACGCGGAGTCGCCGGCGAGGAGGAAGCGGGGGCGCCTCCTCGGCAAGCAGCCCCTGGGGATCCTGTTCTCGGCGCCGTACATCATCTTCATCGCGGTCGTCTTCGCCTACCCGGTGATCTTCGCGATCTGGATGTCGTTCCAGGACTACTTCTTCGCCGCACCCGGCGCGCAGGTCGATCGGCCGTTCGTCGGGTTCGCGAACTACGTCACCGCCCTGAGCGACCCCGCGGTGTGGCAGTCGTTCGGCAACGTCGGGATCTTCCTCCTCATCAACGTGCCCCTCACGCTCGTGCTGTCGCTGCTCCTCGCCACGGCGCTGGATCGCGTCGTGCACGCACGCACGTTCTTCCGCGTGGCCTTCTACGTGCCGTACGTCAGCGCGTCGGTCGCCGTGGTCGCGGTGTGGCTGTTCCTCTTCTCCAACCAGGGACTCGTCAACGCCGTGCTCGGTCCGCTGGCGCCGTCGCCGTCGTGGCTGGTGAACTCGGCGCTGGCGATGCCGACGATCGCGATCTTCGTCACCTGGAAGGGCCTGGGGTTCTACATCCTGCTGTTCCTCGCGGCGCTCCAGAATGTTCCGAAGGAGCTCTACGAATCGGTCTCCGTCGACGGCGGCGGACGTCTGCGCCAGTTCTTCACCGTCACCGTTCCGGGGGTGCGGCCGGCGACGGTGCTCGTGCTGCTCCTGGCGACCATCACCGGGGCGAACCTGTTCACCGAGCCCTACCTGCTCACCGGCGGGGGCGGGCCGAACGGCGCATCCGCCTCACCCGTGCTCCTCATGTACCAGAAGGGCATCGAGCAGCAGAACCCCGACGTCGCCGCGGCCATCGGCGTGATCCTCATCATCTTCGTGCTGATCATCGCGGCGCTCCAACGGCGCTTCGTCGGAAGGGAGGAGTCATGA
- a CDS encoding extracellular solute-binding protein — protein MQRRILSTVAAATGILALTACSGGGGGGGDTDARGPITIWYSNNAAEISWGEQMVDAWNADHPDEQVTAQEIPAGSSSEEVISAAITAGNAPCLIFNTSPAAVPGFERQGGLVNLSDFPDGDDYITARSGELAEQYRSDDGGFYQLPWKSNPVMIFYNKDLFAAAGLDPENPQLSTYDDFLATARTIKESGVAPFAINPAPTSEFFQSWFDFYPLYAAQTGGTQLVEDGQSTFDDDSGQAVADFWATIYSEQLAGNEQYQGDAFADAYAAMAIVGPWAVQVYGDDVNWGAVPVPTENGTDAADTWTFSDAKNVGLFTACDNKGTAWDVLKFATSEEQDGAWLEATGQMPLRQDLTDTYADYFAANPAYQLFGDQAARTVEVPNVSNSVEVWQTFRDGYSKSVIFGEEGVDAFLSDAAEQINGLVAGN, from the coding sequence ATGCAACGACGCATCCTCAGCACGGTCGCTGCGGCGACCGGAATCCTGGCCCTCACTGCCTGCAGCGGCGGAGGCGGGGGCGGCGGCGACACCGACGCTCGCGGCCCCATCACGATCTGGTACTCCAACAACGCCGCCGAGATCTCCTGGGGCGAGCAGATGGTCGACGCCTGGAACGCCGACCACCCCGACGAGCAGGTCACCGCGCAGGAGATCCCCGCCGGGTCGTCGAGCGAAGAGGTCATCAGCGCCGCGATCACCGCGGGGAACGCGCCGTGCCTGATCTTCAACACCTCCCCGGCCGCCGTCCCCGGGTTCGAACGCCAGGGCGGCCTCGTCAACCTGTCGGACTTCCCCGACGGCGACGACTACATCACGGCACGCAGCGGAGAGCTCGCCGAGCAGTACCGCTCGGACGACGGGGGCTTCTACCAGCTGCCGTGGAAGTCGAACCCGGTGATGATCTTCTACAACAAGGACCTGTTCGCCGCGGCCGGGCTCGACCCCGAGAACCCGCAGCTGTCCACCTACGACGACTTCCTCGCGACGGCCCGCACCATCAAGGAATCCGGCGTCGCGCCGTTCGCCATCAACCCCGCCCCGACGAGCGAGTTCTTCCAGTCGTGGTTCGACTTCTACCCGCTCTATGCGGCGCAGACCGGCGGCACGCAGCTCGTCGAAGACGGCCAGTCGACCTTCGACGACGACAGCGGACAGGCCGTCGCCGACTTCTGGGCGACGATCTACTCCGAGCAGCTGGCGGGCAACGAGCAGTATCAGGGCGACGCCTTCGCCGACGCCTACGCCGCGATGGCGATCGTGGGCCCGTGGGCCGTTCAGGTCTACGGCGACGACGTGAACTGGGGAGCCGTGCCCGTGCCGACCGAGAACGGCACGGATGCCGCCGACACCTGGACGTTCAGCGACGCCAAGAACGTCGGTCTGTTCACGGCCTGCGACAACAAGGGCACCGCGTGGGACGTGCTGAAGTTCGCCACCAGTGAGGAGCAGGACGGCGCATGGCTCGAGGCGACCGGTCAGATGCCGCTGCGCCAGGACCTCACCGACACCTATGCCGACTACTTCGCCGCGAACCCCGCCTACCAGCTCTTCGGCGACCAGGCCGCGCGTACCGTCGAGGTGCCGAACGTGTCGAACTCCGTGGAGGTCTGGCAGACCTTCCGCGACGGGTACTCGAAGTCGGTCATCTTCGGTGAGGAGGGCGTCGACGCCTTCCTCTCGGACGCGGCCGAGCAGATCAACGGTCTCGTGGCGGGCAACTGA
- a CDS encoding LacI family DNA-binding transcriptional regulator yields the protein MSQADRPTIADVAKRAGVSKGLVSFALNDRPGVSPDTRERILAVASEMGWTPSIRARSLSVGRAFACGLVIGRSPDVIAADPFFPSLIAGLEDVFSVSGQVLVMAVATPGRQEAETYRGLALDRRVDGVILTDLRADDPRVELVHSLGLVAVTLGFPDAPSPFSSVSVDDGAGIRLAVEHLVALGHREIAHVAGPETMLHGTRRRAAFDDATARAGLRGRVVVTDFSAAEGARATQELLDAATAPTAIVYSNDPMAVAGLGVAQRRGLSVPRDLSITGFDDTEIGRHVHPALTTVTTDARGWGAFAARTLLGAIDGEPPRHLSLPDPTLTIRSSTSTPPAAAVATHEGE from the coding sequence ATGAGCCAGGCGGACCGCCCGACCATCGCCGACGTCGCCAAGCGGGCCGGCGTCAGCAAGGGGCTCGTCTCGTTCGCCCTCAACGACCGGCCCGGCGTCTCTCCGGACACGCGCGAGCGCATCCTCGCCGTCGCCTCCGAGATGGGGTGGACCCCCAGCATCCGCGCCCGTTCCCTGAGCGTGGGCCGCGCCTTCGCGTGCGGGCTGGTCATCGGCCGCAGCCCCGACGTCATCGCGGCCGATCCGTTCTTCCCCTCGCTCATCGCGGGGCTCGAAGACGTCTTCTCGGTCTCCGGACAGGTGCTCGTGATGGCGGTCGCCACCCCCGGCCGGCAGGAGGCCGAGACCTACCGCGGGCTCGCGCTCGACCGTCGCGTCGACGGAGTCATCCTCACCGACCTCCGCGCGGACGACCCGCGCGTCGAGCTCGTCCACAGCCTCGGACTCGTCGCGGTCACCCTGGGCTTCCCCGACGCACCGAGCCCCTTCTCCTCGGTATCCGTCGACGACGGCGCGGGCATCCGCCTCGCCGTCGAGCACCTCGTCGCTCTCGGGCACCGCGAGATCGCGCACGTCGCCGGACCCGAGACGATGCTGCACGGAACCCGTCGTCGCGCAGCCTTCGACGACGCCACCGCGCGCGCCGGACTGCGCGGGAGGGTCGTCGTGACCGACTTCAGCGCGGCGGAGGGCGCCCGCGCGACGCAGGAGCTGCTGGATGCTGCGACGGCCCCGACCGCGATCGTCTACTCCAACGACCCCATGGCCGTCGCCGGCCTCGGAGTGGCTCAGCGACGCGGACTCAGCGTGCCCCGCGACCTGTCGATCACCGGGTTCGACGACACCGAGATCGGCCGCCACGTGCATCCCGCTCTCACGACGGTCACCACCGATGCCCGCGGGTGGGGGGCGTTCGCCGCCCGCACCCTCCTGGGGGCGATCGACGGCGAACCGCCCCGACACCTCTCGCTTCCCGATCCGACCCTCACGATCCGCTCATCGACGAGCACCCCACCGGCGGCTGCGGTCGCCACCCACGAAGGAGAATGA
- a CDS encoding dihydrolipoyl dehydrogenase family protein, producing MSAREYDVIVIGAGPVGENVADRAVQRGLSAVIVESELVGGECSYWACMPSKALLRSGAALRAAQAVDGAKQAVTGDLDVAAVLRRRDSMTHDWNDSSQVEWLQGAGIDLVRGYGALTGEKTVRVTADDGSTTDLVARHAVAVCTGSAALLPDIPGLADVAPWTSREATSAQKIPASLAILGGGVVGAEMATAYASLGSAVTLVARSGLLANNEPFAGELVAASLTDLGVTVKTGLDAVSARRTDAGLVAVELSNGTTVEAEEVLVATGRVPRTGGLGLETVGLEPDSWLEVDDTLLVRGTDWLYAVGDVNHRALLTHQGKYQARAAGDVIAARAQGTPVDDAPWGTHVATADHDAVPQVTFTDPEVASVGFTAASAEKAGRRIRVLDYDLSWIAGASEQSDSYKGQARAIVDEDRGTIIGATFVGPDVAELVHSATIAIVGEVPLTRLWHAVPSYPTVSEVWLRLLETYGRP from the coding sequence ATGAGCGCGCGCGAATACGACGTCATCGTCATCGGAGCTGGTCCTGTCGGAGAGAACGTCGCCGATCGGGCCGTGCAGAGGGGCCTCTCGGCCGTCATCGTCGAGTCCGAGCTCGTGGGCGGCGAGTGCTCCTACTGGGCGTGCATGCCGTCGAAGGCCCTGCTGCGCAGCGGCGCGGCTCTGCGAGCGGCGCAGGCCGTCGACGGCGCGAAGCAGGCCGTCACGGGCGACCTCGATGTCGCCGCCGTCCTGCGCCGACGCGACTCGATGACCCATGACTGGAACGACTCGAGCCAGGTCGAATGGCTGCAGGGTGCGGGCATCGATCTGGTTCGCGGGTACGGAGCTCTGACCGGCGAGAAGACCGTGCGGGTCACCGCCGACGACGGCTCCACGACAGACCTCGTCGCCCGGCACGCTGTCGCCGTGTGCACCGGATCCGCCGCCCTCCTCCCCGATATCCCGGGGCTCGCCGACGTCGCGCCGTGGACCAGCCGGGAGGCCACGAGCGCCCAGAAGATCCCCGCGTCGCTGGCGATCCTCGGCGGTGGCGTGGTCGGCGCCGAGATGGCGACCGCTTATGCGAGCCTGGGCAGTGCGGTCACTCTCGTGGCGCGCTCAGGGCTGCTCGCGAACAACGAACCGTTCGCCGGAGAGCTCGTCGCCGCATCCCTCACCGACCTCGGTGTCACGGTGAAGACGGGACTGGACGCCGTCTCCGCCCGTCGCACCGACGCGGGCCTCGTCGCCGTCGAGCTGTCGAACGGCACCACCGTCGAAGCCGAAGAGGTGCTGGTCGCGACCGGGCGGGTCCCCCGCACCGGTGGACTCGGTCTCGAGACGGTCGGACTCGAGCCCGACTCCTGGCTCGAGGTCGACGACACGCTGCTCGTGCGCGGGACGGATTGGCTCTACGCGGTGGGCGACGTGAACCACCGGGCGCTCCTCACCCACCAGGGCAAGTACCAGGCACGCGCCGCCGGCGACGTCATCGCCGCGCGCGCCCAAGGCACGCCGGTCGACGACGCCCCCTGGGGCACCCACGTCGCAACGGCTGATCACGACGCCGTACCGCAGGTGACCTTCACCGACCCCGAGGTCGCCTCGGTCGGATTCACCGCGGCCTCCGCCGAGAAGGCGGGCCGCCGCATCCGCGTTCTCGACTACGACCTGTCGTGGATCGCCGGGGCCAGCGAGCAGTCGGACTCGTACAAGGGGCAGGCTCGCGCGATCGTCGACGAGGACCGCGGCACGATCATCGGTGCGACCTTCGTCGGCCCCGACGTCGCCGAGCTCGTGCACTCGGCGACCATCGCGATCGTCGGCGAGGTGCCGCTCACGCGCCTCTGGCACGCCGTGCCGTCGTACCCGACCGTCAGCGAGGTCTGGCTGCGCCTGCTCGAGACCTACGGCCGCCCCTGA